The genomic window CCCTTCCGCATCAATCACAACATGAAGCGGACGATCGGTGCAACGGTTTAAAACTCCTTGTGCCAATAATTGTAAAGCATTAAGTGTTTGACCGTGTCTTCCAATTACTCGTGCTACATCTTGTCCGGAAAGTGAAACGATGAAACGGTCTTCCTCCACTTGATAAGAAAGAGTGACACGGACATTCATTTGCTCAAGCACATGTTTTAAAAATGATTCCACACAAGAAAACGGATTGCTAATCGTTACTTCAACGACCGCTTCTTTTCCACCGAAAAAGCCGAGAAACGGCCTTTTTTCTTGTTGAACAACAACAATATCGACCGCTTCTTTCGGCACATGTAATTGCGCTAGCGCTTTTTCTACTGCCTCTTCTACCGTTTGGCCACTCACCGTCACTCGTTTCACTTTCCTGTTCCCCCAGCTTGTTTTGTTGCTTTTAAGTCTGGTCCTTTAATGAAATACGTTTGTGCAATCATAAACAAGTTTCCGACAACCCAATAAAGCGAGAGCGCGGCTGGAAAGTTAATCGCAAATACAACGACCATAATTGGCATTAACCAAAGCATCATTGCCATTTGCGGATTTTGTTGTTCCGTGCCCGCCATCATCATCTTTTGTTGAATAAATGTCGTTACCCCTGCCACAAGCGGCAAGATATAGAATGGGTCTTTTTCCCCTAAGTCAAACCATAAAAAGTTATGGCGTGCAATTTCTTCTGTGCGCATAATAGCGTGGTAAAATCCAATTAAAATCGGCATTTGAATGAATAACGGCAAACACCCTGCTAACGGATTCACACCGTGCTTTTGGAAAAGCAACATCGTTTCCTGTTGCAGTTTTTGTTGCGTTTGCGCATCTTTTGAACTATATTTTTCACGAAGTTTTTGCAGTTCTGGTTGTAACGCTTGCATTGCTTTAGAATTTCTCGTTTGTTGGACCATTAGCGGCAAAATAGCTAAACGAATTAAAATCGTCACCACAATAATCCCTAAGCCGTAATTGGAGCCAAATAACTCAGATGTGTATGTAATTAACCAAGATAGTGGATAGACGATGTACTCGTTCCAAAATCCTTTACTTTCCGCGGTAATTGGCTGGTTAATTTCTGAACATCCTGCTAACACAACAGCAAGAAGTAAAAACAACCATGCGACTTGCCTTTTTTTCACTCGTTTTTCCCCCTTACTTTATACGTTCCACGAAATATTTTAACATATCGCTAATGAAAAACGTTTGCCCGTCTCAAAACATGTAATAAACTTTTTTTTACCTCTTCATACTCCATCGTAGCTACTGGCATTCGCGCAATAATGACATAATCTTTTCCCGCTTCGATCCGATCACGTTCTTCGTGAAACACTTGGCGAATATAACGCTTCACCCGATTCCGAACGACTGCTTTTCCAATTTTTTTGCTAACGGATAACCCAATGCGAAAATACGATTGTCCCGGTTGATCTAAAAC from Anoxybacillus gonensis includes these protein-coding regions:
- the jag gene encoding RNA-binding cell elongation regulator Jag/EloR, with amino-acid sequence MKRVTVSGQTVEEAVEKALAQLHVPKEAVDIVVVQQEKRPFLGFFGGKEAVVEVTISNPFSCVESFLKHVLEQMNVRVTLSYQVEEDRFIVSLSGQDVARVIGRHGQTLNALQLLAQGVLNRCTDRPLHVVIDAEGYRKRREETLVRLAKNMAKKAIQTGQDISLEPMSAWERKVIHTALSDDERIQTFSAGAEPHRHVVISLKR
- the spoIIIJ gene encoding YidC family membrane integrase SpoIIIJ; translated protein: MKKRQVAWLFLLLAVVLAGCSEINQPITAESKGFWNEYIVYPLSWLITYTSELFGSNYGLGIIVVTILIRLAILPLMVQQTRNSKAMQALQPELQKLREKYSSKDAQTQQKLQQETMLLFQKHGVNPLAGCLPLFIQMPILIGFYHAIMRTEEIARHNFLWFDLGEKDPFYILPLVAGVTTFIQQKMMMAGTEQQNPQMAMMLWLMPIMVVVFAINFPAALSLYWVVGNLFMIAQTYFIKGPDLKATKQAGGTGK
- the rnpA gene encoding ribonuclease P protein component, with protein sequence MKKKYRIKKNDEFQEVFQRGTSVANRQFVVYVLDQPGQSYFRIGLSVSKKIGKAVVRNRVKRYIRQVFHEERDRIEAGKDYVIIARMPVATMEYEEVKKSLLHVLRRANVFH